Within the Gemmatimonadaceae bacterium genome, the region CACCCGACGTGCATCCCGGTGAGCGGCGAACATCAGTCGAAGCTGACGCTGATGAGCGAATCGCTGCGCAACGACGGCCGGGTCTGGGTGCCCAAGCGACAGGAAGATTGCGCCAAGCCGCCGAATCAGATTCCCGAATCGGATCGCGACTACTACCTCGAGCGAAAGTATCCGGCGTTCGGCAACCTGTCGCCGCGCGACATCGCGTCGCGCGCCGCGAAAGAAGTCTGCGACGAGGGACGCGGCGTGGGGCCCGGCGGTCGAGGCGTCTACCTCGACTTCGCCGACGCGATCACGCGCCTCGGCCGCAAGACCATCGGGGAGCGCTACGGGAATCTCTTCGAGATGTACCAGCGCATCACCGACGAGAATCCGTACGAAGTACCGATGCGCATCTACCCGGCCGTGCACTACACGATGGGCGGCCTCTGGGTGGACTACAACCTGATGAGCAACGTTCCCGGACTGCACGTGATCGGTGAAGCCAACTTCTCCGACCACGGCGCGAACCGGCTGGGCGCGAGCGCGCTGATGCAGGGGCTGGCCGACGGCTATTTCATCGTGCCGCTGACGATCGGCGACTACCTCGGCTCGACGAAGCTCGAGCGCGTCGCCGAGGACCATCCCGACGTGCGGGCGACGGAGGAGGCGGTTCGCGAACGCACGGCGCGACTGCTCGCGATCAACGGATCGCGTACGGTGATGTCCATTCACCGCGAGCTCGGGAAGCTGATGTGGGAGTACTGCGGCATGTCGCGCGACAAGGCCGGCCTCGCGAAGGCGCTCGTCGAAATTCCGAGGCTGCGCGAGGAGTTCTGGCACGACGTCCGCGTCCCGGGCACGGGCGCGGAGCTCAACCAGTCTCTCGAGTACGCGGGGCGCGTCGCCGACTTCCTCGAGCTCGCGGAGCTCATGTGCCTCGACGCGCTCGATCGCGAGGAGTCGTGCGGCGCGCACTTCCGCGTCGAGCATCAGACGGCGGACGGTGAAGCGCTTCGCAACGACGATGAATTCGCGTACGTGGCGTCGTGGGACTACGCG harbors:
- a CDS encoding fumarate reductase/succinate dehydrogenase flavoprotein subunit, which translates into the protein MAELNAKVPPGPLERKWERHRAEMKLVNPANKRKHTVIVVGSGLAGASAAASLSELGYNVRCFCFQDSPRRAHSIAAQGGINAAKNYQNDGDSVFRLFYDTIKGGDFRSREANVYRLAEVSVNIIDQCVAQGVPFAREYGGLLANRSFGGAQVSRTFYARGQTGQQLLLGAYQALEKEIAKGGVTMFPRTEMLDLVVVNGRARGIVTRDMVSGAIETHLADDVILGTGGYGNVYFLSTNAKGSNVTAIWRAYKRGAAFANPCYTQIHPTCIPVSGEHQSKLTLMSESLRNDGRVWVPKRQEDCAKPPNQIPESDRDYYLERKYPAFGNLSPRDIASRAAKEVCDEGRGVGPGGRGVYLDFADAITRLGRKTIGERYGNLFEMYQRITDENPYEVPMRIYPAVHYTMGGLWVDYNLMSNVPGLHVIGEANFSDHGANRLGASALMQGLADGYFIVPLTIGDYLGSTKLERVAEDHPDVRATEEAVRERTARLLAINGSRTVMSIHRELGKLMWEYCGMSRDKAGLAKALVEIPRLREEFWHDVRVPGTGAELNQSLEYAGRVADFLELAELMCLDALDREESCGAHFRVEHQTADGEALRNDDEFAYVASWDYAGAGKPPVLRKEPLVFENVHLSQRSYK